A genomic segment from Cytophagia bacterium CHB2 encodes:
- a CDS encoding LacI family transcriptional regulator: MSARLLEIAQQTGFSVSTVSRVLHDHSNKYKISAATKALIRKAAEELGYRPNKLARGLRLNQTHEIGVIVPDISNPFFATLVKSIAGELRKSGYSIFVYDADENTAIEAESIKILLEKKVDGLIIASVGQEANHLKQIETAGVPWVMVDRCFDRLAVDAVSVDNFRGAYLATQYLIREGHRLIAFIQGLSGTYVNEGRLQGYKQALQESHLPLDERLIVGDDFRNYNGYLETKLLLKLQEPPTAIFTAGDLIAMGALEALKEDHYCVPQDVSLITFDDPSFATYLSPALTTVAQPVEKMGEMAVKLLFRRLRTPNGERRRILLEPRLIVRDSVMRKSSLALVRQAS, from the coding sequence ATGAGTGCCCGCTTACTCGAGATTGCGCAACAAACGGGATTTTCGGTTTCCACCGTCTCGCGTGTGCTCCACGACCATTCCAATAAATACAAAATCAGCGCTGCCACCAAAGCATTGATTCGTAAAGCCGCGGAAGAGCTGGGTTATCGCCCAAACAAGCTCGCGCGTGGCTTGCGCCTCAATCAAACCCACGAAATCGGCGTGATCGTGCCGGATATTTCCAATCCCTTTTTTGCAACGCTGGTCAAAAGCATTGCCGGAGAATTGCGCAAATCCGGCTACAGCATTTTCGTTTACGATGCCGATGAAAACACGGCGATCGAAGCGGAATCCATAAAAATTTTGTTGGAGAAGAAAGTCGACGGTTTGATTATCGCTTCGGTCGGACAAGAGGCGAATCATTTAAAGCAGATCGAAACCGCCGGTGTGCCGTGGGTGATGGTCGATCGCTGCTTTGACAGGCTCGCGGTGGATGCGGTAAGCGTCGATAATTTTCGCGGCGCATATCTCGCCACGCAATACTTGATTCGGGAGGGCCATCGTCTCATTGCCTTTATTCAAGGCCTGTCCGGCACCTATGTCAACGAAGGCCGTTTGCAGGGCTATAAGCAGGCCTTGCAAGAAAGCCATCTTCCGCTCGACGAGCGTTTGATTGTGGGTGATGATTTTCGCAACTATAACGGTTATTTGGAAACCAAGCTGTTGCTTAAATTGCAAGAGCCGCCCACGGCGATTTTCACTGCCGGTGATTTGATCGCCATGGGCGCGTTGGAAGCGCTGAAGGAAGATCATTATTGTGTGCCGCAGGATGTTTCTCTTATCACATTTGACGACCCCAGTTTTGCCACCTATCTTTCTCCCGCCTTGACCACGGTGGCGCAGCCTGTGGAAAAAATGGGCGAAATGGCGGTCAAATTGCTGTTTCGCCGCTTGCGCACGCCGAACGGAGAGCGCCGCCGCATTTTGTTGGAGCCGCGTTTGATCGTGCGGGATTCCGTCATGCGCAAATCTTCTCTTGCCCTGGTCCGGCAAGCTTCCTGA